In one window of Bizionia sp. M204 DNA:
- a CDS encoding carboxypeptidase-like regulatory domain-containing protein, producing MIRQLILICSLFVVQVVLSQTKNNVISVSFNNKPLKEVVLELERESSHVFFFKDEWLKDIIINETFTEKPLNYILDRVFRETSINYIIYNSKVILSNNNVVYNSLPKDFFPEELDTLQINKEKENENETKTVVFYEQFSSQSTKDNPEIITIGKQNSNSKSYYTLTGKVNNLRTNEPLQNLVISVQNKSINAVTDEKGIYSIKLPVGYNSIETRLLGHKPEIRNIIIYGDGSLNFLVSEDTEELSEVLIVSKRNDNVKSVISGVTRIDVADIKTIPLVLGERDILKVAVTLPGIKTAGEGSSGFNVRGGRTDQNLILLDDAVIYNSAHFLGFFTALNPFTTGSLDIYKASIPVQYGGRLSSVFDIKTKDGNMEKLSGEGSIGPVTANLAVETPVIKNKSSLTTGFRATYSDWVLKTIKDEESLKNSQASFFDGVLKYTHKFNDKNRIQSTIYYSKDKFSISSDSVFNYSNLLGSIKWDHTFNGKNRGSVIVSSSQYKYDIDYEGDRNLNFDFGYNINETQLKLNMKYLYNKKHKFDYGFNSKLYKVNPGNIKPKGENSDIEALSLDEERGIESAIYISDLYEISNKFLLDIGLRYSFYSALGPSQQNAYINGVPKEQSTIKEVKTYGNNEFIKTYGGPEARVSIRYLLTPELSLKASYNNLYQYIHLLSNNTTESPTDAWKLSDLNIKPQRSEQFSLGIYKDFNTANIEISLEGYYKKMKDILDYKIGADLILNEDLERELLQGEGKAYGIEFLIKKKNGKLNGWLSYSYSRSFTRLANTITEEQVNDGDYFPANYDKPHDFTVIANYKLTHRYSFSANFTYQTGRPITYPIGKYIFANEEQVVYSDRNKYRIPDYYRLDLGINIEGNHKIKKLAHSFWNISVYNVLGRNNPYSIFFENENGKIQAYKTSIFGTPIPTITYNFKF from the coding sequence ATGATCAGACAACTCATATTAATTTGTTCTCTATTTGTAGTTCAAGTAGTGCTATCTCAAACAAAAAACAATGTAATTTCCGTTTCTTTTAATAACAAGCCTCTAAAGGAAGTTGTTTTAGAGCTTGAGAGAGAGAGTTCGCACGTTTTTTTTTTTAAAGACGAATGGCTAAAGGATATTATAATCAACGAAACTTTTACAGAAAAACCTCTAAATTATATTCTTGATCGTGTTTTTAGAGAAACTTCTATAAATTATATAATATATAACTCCAAGGTTATACTCTCTAATAACAATGTGGTTTATAATTCATTGCCAAAGGACTTTTTTCCGGAAGAATTGGACACACTCCAAATTAATAAAGAGAAAGAGAATGAGAACGAAACTAAAACAGTTGTTTTCTACGAGCAATTTAGTTCGCAATCCACTAAAGATAACCCCGAAATCATCACTATAGGTAAGCAAAATTCAAATTCGAAATCCTATTATACCCTAACGGGTAAAGTAAATAATTTACGAACAAATGAACCGCTACAAAATTTAGTTATTTCTGTTCAAAATAAAAGCATTAATGCGGTAACAGATGAAAAAGGAATTTATAGTATTAAATTACCCGTAGGCTATAATTCTATAGAAACAAGGCTTTTAGGACATAAACCTGAAATAAGAAATATTATAATTTATGGAGATGGTTCTTTAAACTTTTTAGTATCCGAAGATACGGAAGAGTTAAGTGAAGTTTTAATCGTTTCCAAACGAAATGATAATGTTAAATCAGTAATAAGTGGTGTGACTAGAATAGATGTTGCTGATATCAAAACAATACCTTTGGTTTTAGGTGAGCGAGATATTTTAAAGGTAGCTGTTACTTTACCCGGAATTAAAACAGCTGGTGAAGGTTCTTCTGGGTTCAATGTAAGAGGTGGCAGAACAGATCAAAATTTAATATTGCTTGATGATGCTGTAATTTATAATTCTGCACATTTTTTGGGCTTTTTTACCGCTTTGAACCCGTTTACTACAGGCAGTTTAGATATTTACAAGGCTAGTATTCCCGTCCAATATGGTGGTCGTTTATCATCTGTTTTTGATATCAAGACTAAAGATGGTAACATGGAAAAATTATCTGGAGAAGGATCGATTGGCCCTGTAACAGCAAATTTAGCTGTTGAAACGCCAGTTATCAAAAATAAATCATCCTTGACCACTGGCTTCAGAGCGACTTATTCAGATTGGGTGTTAAAGACAATAAAGGATGAAGAGTCTTTAAAAAATAGTCAAGCATCTTTTTTTGATGGTGTTTTGAAATATACGCATAAATTCAATGATAAAAACAGAATACAATCTACCATATATTACAGTAAAGATAAATTTAGTATTTCCTCTGATTCTGTTTTTAATTATAGCAATTTATTAGGGTCAATAAAATGGGATCACACATTTAATGGAAAAAACAGAGGCTCTGTTATTGTTTCATCTAGTCAATATAAATATGATATTGATTATGAAGGCGACAGAAACTTAAATTTTGATTTTGGGTATAATATTAATGAAACTCAATTAAAGTTGAATATGAAGTATTTATACAATAAGAAGCATAAGTTTGATTATGGCTTTAACAGTAAGCTTTATAAAGTAAACCCGGGTAACATAAAACCTAAAGGTGAGAATTCCGACATTGAAGCATTGTCTTTAGACGAGGAACGCGGTATAGAATCGGCAATTTATATCTCCGATCTCTATGAAATAAGCAATAAATTTCTTTTGGATATAGGTTTGAGATATTCCTTTTATTCGGCACTTGGACCTAGCCAACAAAACGCATATATAAATGGTGTTCCAAAAGAACAATCTACCATTAAGGAAGTTAAAACCTATGGAAATAATGAGTTTATAAAAACCTATGGTGGGCCAGAAGCTAGGGTCTCAATTAGATATTTATTAACACCTGAATTATCCCTGAAAGCTAGTTACAATAATCTTTATCAATACATTCATTTATTATCAAATAACACAACAGAATCACCCACAGATGCTTGGAAACTTTCAGATTTAAATATTAAACCACAGCGATCTGAACAGTTTTCATTGGGAATATATAAAGATTTTAATACTGCAAACATCGAAATAAGTCTAGAAGGATATTACAAAAAAATGAAAGACATTCTAGATTATAAAATTGGAGCCGATTTAATTTTAAATGAAGATTTAGAAAGAGAATTATTACAAGGAGAAGGCAAGGCTTATGGAATAGAGTTTTTAATTAAGAAAAAAAATGGTAAATTAAACGGGTGGTTAAGCTATAGTTATTCAAGGTCATTTACACGACTAGCTAATACTATTACTGAAGAACAAGTTAACGACGGTGACTATTTTCCTGCAAATTATGATAAACCACATGATTTCACGGTAATTGCAAATTACAAATTAACTCATAGATACAGTTTTTCTGCTAATTTCACCTATCAAACTGGAAGACCAATTACGTATCCTATAGGTAAATATATTTTTGCTAATGAAGAACAAGTTGTATATAGTGATAGAAATAAATATAGAATTCCCGATTATTACCGTTTAGATTTAGGAATAAATATTGAGGGTAATCATAAAATAAAAAAGCTTGCTCACAGCTTTTGGAATATTTCGGTTTACAATGTTTTAGGAAGAAATAACCCGTATTCCATATTCTTTGAAAATGAAAACGGTAAAATCCAAGCTTATAAAACATCTATATTTGGTACACCGATTCCTACAATAACATACAATTTTAAATTTTAG
- a CDS encoding DUF4249 domain-containing protein has product MRKINYTYIIIVLIIGLFFNCKEPFDIESIDFINAFVVESTITNELKFQQVKITKTYTLDSQEPEYENNASVWIEDNFGSSYSFIQNEEGIYISEQEFQALQDRLYQLFIITQDGGQYKSTRIELAPNSEITNLYAESSTKNNGEIGVQVYLDSDNENSDAQYFRYEYTETYKIIAPEWHHRDIIIENFRSDIDEGFKYDIIILPREQEERICFKTINSLGVIQTSTNDLEENKIYRFPIIFINKNSSVLRDRYSILVKQYTQSIEAYTYYKMINDLGDSGSILSPNQPGFVQGNISSETNKNEKVLGYFDVSNVDSKRIYFNYADFTNLQPPYEYSCDKLILNYYQYEQPNEREKLYQRVTDFNYKLRGVAGSVYTIVKPQCGDCTTIASNIRPEFWED; this is encoded by the coding sequence ATGAGAAAAATAAATTATACATACATTATCATAGTTTTGATAATTGGATTATTTTTCAATTGTAAAGAACCTTTTGATATAGAGTCCATTGATTTTATTAACGCCTTTGTTGTGGAAAGCACGATTACAAATGAATTAAAGTTTCAACAAGTTAAGATTACAAAAACATATACTTTAGATTCGCAAGAACCAGAATATGAAAATAATGCATCCGTATGGATAGAAGACAATTTTGGGAGTAGTTATTCATTTATTCAAAATGAAGAAGGTATTTACATATCCGAGCAAGAATTTCAAGCTTTGCAAGATAGATTGTATCAATTATTCATTATTACTCAAGATGGTGGGCAATATAAATCCACTCGAATTGAATTAGCACCAAATTCAGAAATTACAAATCTCTATGCGGAATCTTCTACAAAAAATAATGGAGAAATAGGCGTCCAAGTCTATTTAGACAGTGATAATGAAAACAGTGATGCTCAATATTTTCGTTATGAATATACTGAAACTTACAAAATAATAGCACCTGAATGGCATCATCGTGATATTATAATAGAAAATTTTAGGTCGGATATTGATGAGGGATTTAAATATGACATTATAATTCTTCCTAGAGAGCAAGAGGAAAGAATTTGTTTTAAAACTATAAATTCTTTAGGGGTAATTCAAACATCAACTAACGATCTCGAAGAAAATAAAATTTATAGATTCCCAATAATCTTTATTAATAAGAATAGTAGTGTTTTAAGGGATAGATATAGTATTTTGGTTAAACAATATACACAAAGTATTGAAGCGTATACCTATTACAAAATGATTAATGATCTTGGGGATTCTGGAAGCATATTATCACCTAATCAGCCTGGATTTGTTCAAGGAAATATTAGTTCAGAAACAAACAAAAATGAAAAAGTTTTAGGTTATTTTGATGTTTCCAATGTCGATTCAAAAAGAATTTATTTCAATTATGCTGATTTTACAAACTTACAACCTCCTTATGAATATAGTTGTGATAAATTAATACTAAATTATTATCAATATGAACAACCTAATGAACGTGAAAAACTTTATCAAAGAGTAACAGATTTTAACTATAAATTAAGAGGTGTTGCAGGGTCCGTTTACACCATAGTTAAGCCACAGTGTGGAGATTGTACCACAATAGCATCTAACATAAGACCAGAATTTTGGGAAGATTAA
- a CDS encoding hydrolase — protein MKNKIFMYLFIFALLLVVFQYVNSKRILDSYEGIIDKKVAHFERDAQKYNDTISGLRDQVLNLSEFSVMNTESALSYFEDRGYRVSELIPFIKDELYELNLVKGEEHPLIPYPALNGGKMMIDQIRVLNHKWIIANFTDGKYWGEILITYDLSEDEQLTFKVAEAFLYPFN, from the coding sequence ATGAAGAATAAAATTTTTATGTACCTGTTTATATTCGCACTTCTTTTAGTGGTGTTTCAATATGTAAACTCCAAGCGTATTTTAGACTCTTATGAGGGCATCATAGACAAAAAAGTTGCACATTTTGAACGCGATGCTCAAAAATATAATGATACCATTTCGGGGTTACGCGATCAGGTTTTAAACTTATCTGAATTTTCGGTAATGAATACAGAGTCTGCTTTAAGTTACTTTGAAGATAGAGGTTATCGTGTAAGTGAGCTGATTCCGTTTATTAAAGATGAGTTATACGAACTTAATTTAGTAAAAGGTGAGGAGCATCCTTTAATTCCTTATCCCGCACTAAATGGTGGTAAAATGATGATTGACCAAATACGCGTACTAAACCATAAATGGATTATAGCCAATTTTACCGATGGAAAATATTGGGGTGAAATATTAATTACCTATGATTTATCTGAAGATGAACAACTAACATTTAAAGTAGCGGAAGCATTTTTGTATCCGTTTAATTAA
- a CDS encoding MBL fold metallo-hydrolase produces the protein MKITFLGTGTSQGIPVIGSTNPVCLSTNPKDKRLRVSVLVEWDSYTYVIDCGPDFRQQMLRAKCTKIDAVIFTHEHADHTAGLDDIRPYFFNQGAIPIYAHKRVLGELTRRFDYIFTTENKYPGAPSVVQHEVKNEAFPLGNIEVVPINAKHYNIQVFGYRFQNFAYLTDIKTIEDSELQKLKGLDVLVINALRETEHPSHLNLEQALEIIAYLNPKRAYLTHISHLLGFHDAVQQTLPENVFLAYDNLQITI, from the coding sequence TTGAAAATTACATTTTTAGGTACTGGGACATCTCAAGGAATTCCTGTTATAGGAAGTACAAATCCAGTATGTTTAAGTACAAACCCAAAAGATAAACGCTTACGTGTTTCTGTTCTAGTAGAATGGGATAGTTATACCTATGTCATTGATTGTGGGCCGGATTTTAGACAGCAAATGTTACGCGCCAAATGCACAAAAATTGATGCGGTTATTTTTACTCATGAACATGCAGATCATACGGCCGGATTAGATGATATTAGACCATATTTTTTTAATCAAGGTGCTATTCCAATTTATGCACATAAACGTGTTTTAGGCGAATTAACACGGCGTTTTGATTATATATTTACAACCGAAAATAAATATCCAGGTGCACCAAGTGTGGTTCAACATGAAGTGAAAAACGAAGCATTTCCTTTAGGCAATATAGAGGTTGTTCCTATTAATGCCAAGCATTATAATATTCAAGTGTTTGGGTATCGTTTTCAAAATTTTGCATATTTAACGGATATTAAAACAATTGAAGATTCTGAATTACAGAAATTAAAAGGCTTAGATGTTTTAGTGATTAATGCGTTGCGTGAAACCGAACATCCATCCCATTTAAATTTGGAGCAAGCATTGGAAATAATAGCATATTTAAATCCCAAACGGGCTTATTTAACACATATTAGTCATTTATTAGGTTTTCATGACGCCGTACAACAAACCTTACCGGAAAACGTTTTTTTAGCTTACGATAACTTACAAATTACCATATAA
- a CDS encoding TonB-dependent receptor, producing MEISLKGDKEFDEIPSLNTKALRINLNENIYGTFAEIGAGQETVRQFFRAGGASGTIAKAMSAYDKDFSDAIYGIETDGRYVTEARLLKMLYHEIDLMEKRLPRDKHPNKLFFSYANTVATIDFAKKYKGHGWVGIRYQIDPDEHEYNEISLHLRFKENDARLQQETLGILGTNLIYGAFYKHNEPKKLLRYLYDHLDKDQLEIDTINFSGPAFKDVDNRLMSLQLVKNGMTDAVMFAPDGNNVLPARVLYKKNILALRGSFRPVTKVNIDMFEKSHAMFLKENKVDPNKTQVVFEITLSNLRAEGEIDEQDFMDRAKLLCSLGHTVLISNFQEYYKLVEYFSQYTKSRMGLAMGVNNLVDIFDEKYYRHLSGGILEAFGKLFFKDLRVYLYPMQDENGELTNSENLKVHPRMKELYKFFKYNGKVVDITDYDSSVLNVFSRNVLKKISDGEEGWETMLPEGVSRLIKEKSLFGCETEEMIHPDDI from the coding sequence ATGGAAATTAGCTTAAAAGGTGATAAAGAGTTTGATGAAATACCGTCATTAAACACCAAAGCACTCCGTATAAATTTAAATGAAAATATTTACGGAACATTTGCTGAAATTGGCGCTGGTCAAGAAACCGTGCGTCAGTTTTTTAGAGCTGGTGGAGCTTCTGGCACAATTGCTAAAGCCATGTCTGCTTATGATAAGGATTTTAGTGATGCCATTTATGGCATAGAAACCGATGGTCGTTATGTTACTGAAGCGCGTTTATTAAAAATGTTATATCATGAAATTGATTTAATGGAAAAACGCTTACCTCGTGATAAGCACCCTAATAAACTATTCTTTTCCTATGCCAATACGGTTGCTACAATAGATTTTGCTAAAAAATACAAAGGTCATGGTTGGGTAGGTATTCGTTATCAAATTGATCCCGATGAGCATGAGTATAACGAAATTTCATTGCATTTACGGTTTAAAGAAAACGACGCGCGTTTACAACAAGAAACACTGGGTATTTTAGGCACCAATTTAATTTATGGTGCTTTTTATAAGCATAATGAACCTAAAAAATTGCTCCGTTATTTATACGATCATTTAGATAAGGATCAATTAGAAATTGATACCATTAACTTTTCTGGTCCTGCATTTAAGGATGTGGATAACCGATTAATGAGTTTGCAATTAGTAAAAAATGGCATGACGGATGCCGTTATGTTTGCACCAGATGGTAATAATGTATTGCCAGCACGTGTACTTTATAAGAAGAATATTTTAGCATTGCGTGGTAGTTTCAGACCTGTTACAAAAGTAAATATAGACATGTTTGAGAAATCTCACGCCATGTTTTTAAAAGAAAATAAAGTAGACCCTAATAAAACACAGGTTGTTTTTGAAATTACCCTATCTAATTTACGTGCAGAAGGTGAAATTGATGAGCAAGATTTTATGGATCGGGCCAAATTACTATGTTCATTAGGACACACGGTTTTAATTTCTAATTTCCAAGAGTATTATAAATTAGTAGAATATTTTTCACAATATACCAAGAGCCGTATGGGTTTAGCGATGGGTGTCAATAATTTGGTTGATATTTTTGACGAGAAATATTACCGCCATTTAAGTGGTGGTATTTTGGAAGCTTTTGGAAAATTGTTTTTCAAAGATTTACGTGTTTACCTCTACCCTATGCAAGATGAAAATGGCGAACTTACCAATAGTGAAAACTTAAAAGTACATCCACGTATGAAAGAACTTTATAAGTTTTTCAAGTATAATGGTAAAGTTGTGGATATTACAGATTATGACAGTTCTGTTTTAAACGTGTTTTCAAGAAATGTTCTTAAAAAAATATCAGATGGTGAAGAAGGTTGGGAAACCATGTTGCCAGAAGGTGTTTCCAGATTAATTAAAGAAAAAAGTCTGTTTGGTTGTGAAACAGAAGAAATGATTCACCCAGATGATATATAA
- a CDS encoding thioredoxin family protein — MSHKLIVILFFCFGIFFTCKAQDVSSEAEITPKDLVGEISRSELVSNTVFNLWFSDNFENYQLDSQTIEMLKRIPTKNLSFKIIMGTWCSDSQRDVPRFARILDELHISENTIDYYALDANKLSPSKIEETYQVSHVPTFIIYKNGVELNRIVEMSIRTLEEDLLIILTTNDYQHIYAD, encoded by the coding sequence ATGAGCCATAAATTAATAGTAATTCTGTTTTTCTGTTTTGGTATTTTCTTTACGTGTAAAGCACAAGATGTGTCATCTGAAGCTGAAATAACTCCAAAAGATTTAGTTGGTGAAATTTCTAGATCTGAATTGGTTAGTAATACCGTGTTTAATCTATGGTTTTCTGATAATTTCGAAAATTATCAATTAGATAGCCAGACTATAGAAATGCTAAAGCGTATTCCAACTAAAAATTTAAGTTTTAAAATAATTATGGGCACTTGGTGTAGCGATAGTCAGCGTGATGTTCCGCGATTTGCTAGAATATTGGATGAATTACATATATCTGAAAACACCATTGATTACTACGCGTTAGATGCTAATAAACTATCACCTTCCAAAATTGAAGAAACGTATCAAGTAAGTCACGTTCCTACTTTTATTATTTATAAAAATGGTGTGGAATTAAATCGGATTGTTGAAATGTCTATTCGGACTTTAGAAGAAGACTTACTTATTATTCTTACAACTAATGACTATCAGCATATTTATGCGGATTAG
- the bcp gene encoding thioredoxin-dependent thiol peroxidase, translated as MTNLKPGDKAPDFTAKDQDGNSISLSDYKGKKLVLFFYPKASTPGCTAEACNLSDNYSRFQKAGYDILGVSADSAKRQSNFKNKYDFPYPLLADEDKAVIEAYGVWGPKKFMGKEYDGIHRTTFIIDEKGLIEDVITKVKTKAHTDQILG; from the coding sequence ATGACAAATTTAAAACCCGGAGATAAAGCACCAGATTTTACAGCAAAAGACCAAGATGGAAATAGCATTTCTTTAAGCGATTATAAAGGAAAGAAACTCGTGTTATTTTTCTATCCAAAAGCCAGCACGCCAGGTTGCACAGCGGAGGCTTGTAATTTAAGTGATAATTATAGCCGTTTTCAAAAGGCAGGTTATGATATTTTAGGCGTTAGTGCAGATAGCGCAAAAAGACAATCAAATTTTAAAAATAAATACGATTTTCCCTATCCCTTATTAGCCGATGAAGATAAAGCCGTTATTGAAGCCTATGGCGTTTGGGGACCCAAGAAATTTATGGGCAAGGAATATGATGGCATTCATAGAACCACATTTATTATTGATGAAAAAGGACTAATTGAAGATGTTATTACCAAGGTAAAAACCAAAGCGCATACGGATCAGATTTTGGGTTAA
- the nth gene encoding endonuclease III, whose translation MTKQEKVDFVIKTLKELYPTIPVPLDHKDPYTLLIAVLMSAQSTDVRVNKITPLLFAKADNPYDMIKLSVEEIREIIKPVGLSPMKSKGIYGLSHILIDKHNGEVPRTYEELEELPAVGHKTAAVVLSQAFGIPAFPVDTHIHRLMYRWGFTNGKNVVQTEKDAKRLFPEELWNDLHLQIIWYGRDYSPARGWDLDKDIITKTIGRKTVLNDYYSKNKK comes from the coding sequence ATGACCAAGCAAGAAAAGGTAGATTTCGTTATAAAAACGTTAAAGGAACTGTATCCAACTATTCCAGTGCCTTTAGACCATAAAGATCCATATACCTTGCTGATTGCCGTTTTAATGTCGGCTCAAAGTACCGATGTTCGTGTTAACAAAATTACACCACTCCTTTTTGCAAAAGCCGATAATCCGTATGATATGATAAAACTTTCGGTTGAGGAAATCAGAGAAATTATCAAGCCTGTCGGCTTATCGCCCATGAAAAGTAAAGGAATCTATGGCTTATCTCATATATTAATTGATAAACATAATGGTGAAGTTCCGAGAACCTATGAAGAGCTTGAGGAGCTGCCTGCTGTTGGTCATAAAACAGCTGCTGTGGTATTATCGCAAGCGTTTGGTATTCCCGCGTTTCCAGTGGATACACATATTCATAGACTTATGTATCGTTGGGGATTTACCAATGGTAAAAATGTGGTACAAACCGAAAAAGATGCCAAACGTTTATTTCCCGAGGAACTTTGGAACGATTTGCATTTACAGATAATTTGGTATGGCAGGGACTATTCACCTGCTCGTGGTTGGGATTTAGACAAAGATATTATTACTAAAACAATAGGCAGAAAAACGGTGTTGAATGATTACTACTCTAAAAACAAAAAATAG
- a CDS encoding RNA polymerase sigma factor, which yields MQNNLITDATLVTSYIQGNEQAIEVLINRHKQRIFSFIYSKVYDRDIADDIFQDTFIKVIKTLKMGKYNEEGKFLPWVMRISHNLVIDHFRKNNRMPKFSNTGDFNIFSVLSDSTLDAERSLIKDQVEHDVRRVIEELPEDQKEVLMMRMYNDMSFKEISEKTGVSINTALGRMRYALINMRKIIDKHNIVLTN from the coding sequence ATGCAAAACAATCTTATCACGGATGCTACCTTGGTTACCAGTTATATACAGGGAAATGAGCAAGCTATTGAGGTCTTAATCAATAGGCATAAACAACGTATTTTCAGTTTTATTTATTCAAAAGTTTATGATCGGGATATTGCTGATGATATTTTTCAGGATACCTTTATAAAAGTTATTAAAACTTTAAAAATGGGTAAATACAATGAGGAAGGGAAGTTTTTACCTTGGGTTATGCGTATTTCTCATAATTTGGTGATAGACCATTTCCGAAAAAACAACCGTATGCCTAAATTTAGTAATACGGGTGATTTTAATATTTTTTCCGTTTTAAGTGATAGTACTTTAGATGCAGAAAGAAGTTTAATTAAAGACCAAGTGGAACATGATGTGCGTCGTGTGATTGAAGAATTACCTGAAGATCAAAAAGAAGTATTAATGATGCGTATGTATAACGACATGAGTTTTAAAGAAATATCAGAAAAAACAGGTGTTAGCATCAATACAGCTTTAGGAAGAATGCGTTACGCACTAATTAATATGAGAAAGATAATAGATAAACATAATATAGTTTTAACTAATTGA